The Deltaproteobacteria bacterium genome includes the window ACGAAGGACATGGCGCTCACGGGCAGGCAACTCCACCCGTCGATCTATGAAGCAATCCTTTCCGCGCTGGTTGTCCCCCAAACTGTTCTGGCCGATCTGGCGTCTCCGGATCCTGCCGTGGCCGGCCGCGCTCAAGCCGCCGTCGTCGGCACACTGTCGCAAGAACCGGATGGCCCGTTCGATGCGACCTCCGTGGTGCCGGGCGCCTCCGGTCATGCCAGTGTCTATGTCTCCACCGCCTATGGGGGTTTGCCGTTCGTGGCGCTTGCCGGATTCGATCTCGGCGAGTCTCACTTGGTCCCCTTGGCCGCGGAACAAATCGATCACGGCGCCCCGGCCGTTACGGCCAGAGACGTGGTGGACCGGGCAACGTTGAAGGCCTTCGTCACGGAAGCGGGGAATTTCGTTACCGGGCTCTTGAAGAGCGGAGATCCGGCCGCCAGCGCGAAGGCGTTCATCGCCTTGCGGGATCCGAACGGGCCGTGGAGACACGGTTCGGTGTACCTCTACATCCTGGATCGCACCACCGACGCGATCCTGTTTCACGGAGCGTTTCCGAACCGGTTCGAGCTTCGACCCTTGACCCCCACCGTCCGGGATGCCGTCACGGGAGAGTTGATTCTGCCGCGGGTTCTCGACGCGGCGAAGAGCAGCCCGGAAGGCGGCTTCGTCGAGTATTACTTCGACGATCCCGCTGACCACACCGACAGCGCCGACGTCCCCAAGGTGGGCTACGCTCGCGCGTTCACCGATGAAATCGTGACCCCGCGGGGAAGACGCCCGATCAACTTCATCGTCGGGTCGGGATTTTACCAGAGCTCGCCCAATGTAGTCGCCGCGCGCCGGAACACGGCCGTCAAGTCCGTGCTGCCCCAGGTGATGCGCGCCATGACCGCCAGCGCGGTGGACGCCGTCTCGGGCCGGATCCAGCAGGCGAACTCCGGCACTGCCTCGGCCAAAGGGTTCACCCTCGGCGGTGCTTCAACGCTGTCCGATGCCCTGCTGGCAAACGGGCGGGCGCTGGGGAACGGCACCTTCGACCTTGGCCGGCTGCTCGATGGCTCATCCTTCACCCTGCCGCTCAACGCGGCGGGAGCCGGTGGCCTGTTGGGAAACCTGGCGTTTTGGGGAAGCGGCGACTACCGCAACTTCTCCGGCGGCAACGCGGAGACGGTGGACTACGACGGCAACGTGATGGGGGCCAACATCGGGGTGGACACCAGGCTGAGCGA containing:
- a CDS encoding autotransporter domain-containing protein, producing the protein MALSLDGRLFLHTKDMALTGRQLHPSIYEAILSALVVPQTVLADLASPDPAVAGRAQAAVVGTLSQEPDGPFDATSVVPGASGHASVYVSTAYGGLPFVALAGFDLGESHLVPLAAEQIDHGAPAVTARDVVDRATLKAFVTEAGNFVTGLLKSGDPAASAKAFIALRDPNGPWRHGSVYLYILDRTTDAILFHGAFPNRFELRPLTPTVRDAVTGELILPRVLDAAKSSPEGGFVEYYFDDPADHTDSADVPKVGYARAFTDEIVTPRGRRPINFIVGSGFYQSSPNVVAARRNTAVKSVLPQVMRAMTASAVDAVSGRIQQANSGTASAKGFTLGGASTLSDALLANGRALGNGTFDLGRLLDGSSFTLPLNAAGAGGLLGNLAFWGSGDYRNFSGGNAETVDYDGNVMGANIGVDTRLSEDLLAGVSLGWARGTVDYTASGVTGEAATTVTSVNPYVGWQSPGGMNLWVTGGYGWGEVELDESGGTEASDLTQRMVAAGVNGPVLSSDGVVGGGTTSLRLKGETAFSWADIDGSGTLEETTLSASRHRLMLEGVHERRLDSGATFTPSIEVGMRYDGGDGDTGGGVETGGGLRYADAASGLTVEGRARTLFAHSGDYEEWGVSGLLRLDPGEAGLGFAVSLRPAWGPTAGGVKRLWNTGVTDLVADDQTGRVHARVAYGFGTSWGGRGVLTPYTDVSLSGAGSRRFSLGGQFTLGSSVRMSLEGMHRNPARGGANHGVMLSASMTW